The sequence GGCCGACCGATCAGCCACCAGTGGCCGGCGAACACGATCGCGAAGAACACTGCGAAGGTGAGCGTCGGGAACAGCATCGCGGGCTGGTCGCGGCCTCAGAACTTGTACCGCACGCCGCCGAGCAGCGAGATCTCGTTGTAGTTCGGGTTCCGGTTGTACGAAAACTCCCCGTTCAGCACCCAGTGCTCGCCGATGGGCTTGCGGAACGAAATCGCCAGCCCCAACACCGGTTCCCAGTCCTCCTCCGGCGGAGGGCCCGGATCAAAGCGCAGCAACCGCGCACGCGCGACCGTCGCCCGGTACCGCTCCTCCTCTTCCGGCCGCACGTCTTCACGCCCGATGCCCAGCCGCAACCGTACGTTGTAGTACATTCGCAGATAGTTCCCGCGCACACCCGTCTCGATCGCATATCGCTGCAGATGGTACGGCGTCCAGTACGCGCGACTCTCATGCTCGGCGCTGTCCCACGAGGCCCGCAGTCCGACGCGGAAGCCGGTGCGCTCGTGCAGCGTCCACGACGTCGAGGCGGCGAAATGATCGCGAACATTGTCGTCGGTGAAGTCATACCGGATCGCGGAAAGCAGCAGCGACCAGGGGTCTTGCAGCCGCACGTTCGCCACACCCATCAGCATGTGGTAGCGGATGTCCTCGACGATCGCGAGCGCGGACGGGTGAACATCGTGCTCATAGCGCAGCAGCAGATCCACCGGCGGAACCGGCCGCAACTGGCTCTCGAGCGAACCCGCGAGGACCTGTTGGTGTGCATCGCCCGCGTACATGCGCTCCAGCAGCTCCCCCGCGAGGTACACGCCGTTCGGAAAGGTGAACATCGCCCGGCCGCCGACGGTTCGCTCGTCCACATCGTAGCGGCGTCCGATCGGGGAGACCTCAATCGTTGGAATTCGACGACGGCCGAAGCGCCGGACCACGGCATTCGTAAGCAGATCGGTCACGTCCTGCCGGAAGTGGCCGATGCCGGCGCGCCCTTCCAGCTGCAGGTTCGGCGTCACGTTCAGACCCGCCAGCCCGTACAGCCGCCAATGCTGCCGGTCCTGGTTGTCGCGAAAGTATTCCGCGTCCGCGCCGACGTACGGTTTGCGCAGCTCGAGCGTCCAGGGGGATTTTTTGATCGTGCCGGGCCGCTCCGCCGGCGCCCGGAACGTGCCGGCGAGCCGCTCCTCGACGTATTTGCGCACGCGCGCGAGCGGGCGCTCGGGATAGCCGGCCTCCTCCAACGACCGCAGCGCGTCACGCGCCGCGTACAGCTTGCCCTCCAGCGCGCAGTACTCCGCGCGCAGCCGCCGGGCCAGGAACACGGGGTGATGCTCGTACAGATAGTCCACCACGTCCTCGCCGCTCATCCATCGATCTGGCTCGTGGCGCTGGTAGAGCAGCGGGTCGTCGCCGGCCACCGCATAGCCGAACACGCTTTGAATGAACCCCACCTGGAAGTGCCGGCGCGCGTGCGTGAGAATCCGCCCGACGGGATCGTCCACGTTGGTCTCGTCCTCTTGGCCAATGTCCCCGAACGGGTACGCGACAAAGTTCACCGGCCCGCCGAGCTCGCGCTGAAGGATCGCCCGGCTTTCGCGGAACTCTCGCGCGAGCCGCTGGTCATATTCGGCCGGCGTTTCCATGCGGCCGAGGTCCGCGCGCCAGATGAGATTCGGCAGCGCGTGCCAGAGCCGGCCGCTCGCATCCACCGGCGTCAGAATCGCGCCCTCGAGCATGTGGCCACCGAACTCCCAACATCCCGCCTTCGCATATTCGCGCAACATGTCCCACGTGCAGATAAAGGGATGGTTCTGCAGGATGTAGCCGACCGGCACGTGCATCGAGAACACCAGCCCCAGCTCCGTCCCCACCTGCGTGCCGTACCGCATCGAATCGCGCCGGGCATCGTCGAAGCTCACGGCGACCATCAGCGGCACGGCGCCGCCCGCGGGCCGCGCGAATCCCGGCCCGCGCAGCACCGGCCGCACCGCGATCGCCTCATTCGTCGCCGCCCGCTGGCCGAGCACCGTGGGCAGCTCGCTGCAACGCACAAACCGGACCCGCGCCTTCTGCAGCGCGACCATGTGCTCGCGAAACCGGTCCACCGACAGCGCATCCGTGAAGTACCGGCTGGGCAGCAACCCGTGGTAGAGCAGCACGGCCACCGCCCCCTGCAGGCCGAGCTGCTCGAGCTGCCGCAGCGCCTCGTGGGCCTTATAGAAATCGCCCCGGGCCGACTCGATCCGGGCCAGGTGATAGAGCAGATAAGGGTCCTGCGGATTGAACCGGCTCAGCGCCACCAGCTGCTCGCGGGCGGCGTCGTACTGCTTCGCCGCCAGATACACCTCCAACAGCCCCTTGCGCGCCCGGATGTTGTAGGGGTTGCGGTCGCGCAGCACCGCGATGAACTCTCGTTCCGCGTCCGGCAGCATCATGTCCATCAGCAGCAGCTCGCCGAGCAGCAAACGCGCATCGACCGAGGTGGGGTTCTCCGCGAGTCGCTCCCGGCTCAGATCAATCGCTTCCCGCAGCCCGTACACGCGCGGCTCGGCCTTGTGCAACCGCACCAGCAGCCGGATCAGGCGCGCACGGTAGCGCTCCTTTTCCAGTTGAGTCTTCGCAGTCGCCATCATTCGGCGCAAGTGCGGCACCGCTTCCGCGGGCTTGTCGCCAAACTCCGCGAGCGAGGCCATCACATCCAGCGCGGTCGCGTCGTCCGGCACCACGTCGAGCACCCGCCTGGCCAGCTCCCGCGCCCCCTCCGCGTCGTTGGTGTGCAGCCGGCAGAGCGCCTCGAAGCCCATGTAGGACGGTTCGTCCGGTGCCACCTCGCGCAGGCGCTGCCACAGCGGCAACGCGCGCTCAAACTGCCACGCATAGGTCAGCGCCTTCGCGTATTCCATCAGCACATCGAGCCGGTTCGGATCCGCCGACAGCAACGACTCCAGCATCGGAATCGCCTCATCGCTCGATCCCTTCCAGAGCAGCACCCGGGCCAGATCAAAGCGTGTGCCCGGATTGTCCGGCGCCAGCTCCAAGCTCTTCCGGTTGTACTCGATCGCACGCTCCAGGTCGTTCTCCGCCGCCGCCGCGCGCGCCAACCAGCTCCACGCCGCTGCGTTCCGGGGATCCAGCGCCAGCAGCCGGCGCCACAGCGCGATCGCGTCCTCCTTGCGCCCCAGCGCCCAGTAACTCCAGCCCAACTGCTCCCAGGCGGCCGTGACGCCCGGATCCTCCCGAATGATCTCCTCCAGCAGCGGCACCGCCTGCTCGTGCCGTTGCTCCCGCGTTAACGCAATCGCCTCCTCCAACCGCTGCACGACCGCCCGCGCAGTGGGCTCCTGCGCCACCGGCGCAAGCTGACGCGAGGCCGGCGGCGCCGAAGTCACCACCGCGGCCCCCGCCCCCGGTGCTGCGCCCGACGGCCCGCGGAACAGCTCAAAAAACAATCCTACCGGGCCACCGGCAGGGGCGGCGGGAGCAACCGGCGGCGCAGAGGTCGCCACCGCCACCGGAGCCTCGCCAGTCGAAACCGGCGCCGGCGTCGGTGCCGCCGGGGGCGCAGAGGTGAGCACCGCCACCGGCGGCGCCGGTACTGCGGGCACCACCAGGTTGGTTGCCGCCGCGCGTTGCGGGGGAACAGCTTCCGAAACCCGACGAATCTCCAGCGCCGGCGACGCCGACGGCCGTGCCCGATCGCGACGGATGGTCAGTTCCTCATTCGTGGAGGCCCCCACCACCCCCACCACGAGCATCCCTAACTCCGCGCAACGCCAAGCCCACCGCTCAGGCGCCAGACCGATCCACCGGCACCGCGCGGCCGCTCCGCGCCGCGCTGTCCCCGTTTCACGGGGCCCTCCTCGCCGACCGCCCACTTCCCGTCCCATGGTCATGGTCCCACAATACGCCATCTCTTGCCGTGTTGTCACGGCCCAAACAACCGCTAACCTAGCGCCACATGTCCTCGCGCTTCGCAGCTGGTCGTCGGCGCCCCGACTGGACCGACCCGCTCACCGGCGCATGGAACCGCCGATGGCTGCGGGCCCGCCCGCGCCTGCGCACGCCCCGAGACGACCAGCGGCTGCTGGCGGTAATGCTGTTCGATGCCGATTCGCTCGGACGCGTGAACGACCGCGAGGGCTTTGGCGCCGGCGACGTCTGCCTCGTCGCCGTCTACCGTGCGCTCGTCCGCGCGCTCGGTCCCGTCACTCCCATCGTCCGCATCGGCGGCGACGAGTTCCTGGCATCGACCCGCGTTCCGACGCGCGCGGACGCCGTTCGGACTGCCCGCGCCGCGCTTCGAGAAATCAGCACCGACCGCGAGCTGCGGCGGCGCAGACTTGGCGTATCCGCCGGCATCGCGCTCACGCGAGGCGGGATGTGTCGGGACTGGCTCACATTGACCGATGCCGCCTACCGAGCGCTCTCTCGCGCAAAGCGCGCCGGCGGCCGGCGCGTGCGCACGACATGGGTCTGATCCGCATCACGGGCGGGCAGTGGGGGGGACGCCGCATCCGGGTGCCCCCGCGCGGCGTTCGTCCAACGTCCGATCGCGTCCGCCAGGGGGTCTTCTCCTCGCTGGCCGCCGCGATGCCCGGCGCCCGAGTACTGGACCTGTTCGCCGGCAGCGGCGCCTACGGCATTGAAGCGCTCAGCCGGGGCGCCGCGGCCGCATGCTGGGTGGAGAGAGATCGGGCCGCGTGCGCGAAACTCACCGAGAATCTTCGCGCGCTGATGCCGGCCGGCCCGCTGCCTGCCGACTGGCGCGTCATTTGTGCCGATGCGACCCGACCGGACAGCTACCAGGCGTTCGGCCCCTTCGATCTGATCTTCGCCGATCCGCCATATCGCTTCGCGACCGAGCCGTCGCGGTTGTTGGCGCTGCTGCGGGCGCTCGCGGCCGCACCGATTCTGCGGCCGGGCGGTGCGCTGGTGCTCGAACTGTCTCGCCGCACCCCGCTGCCGCCAACCGCAGACTGGACGGTCGAGCGGGCGCACACGGTCGGAGAGTCGCAGTGGATTGTGCTGCGGCGAACGAGCGCTCCGGCTTGTGCGGATGCAAATCCGCCGCTATGCTGAGCGATCTGTTCCGCTTGCCCGTGACCGCGGCGCGGGTGGCGCGGAGCCGAATCCCGGGAGCGTGTGGATGAAAGATATACCGGTCGACAAGGTTCGCAACGTCGCATTGCTCGGACACACCGGTAGCGGCAAAACCACGTTGCTGGATGCGCTGTTGTTCCGGCTCGGGCTCAACGACCGCAAGGGGCAGCCCGACAACGGCACCAGCGCCGCCGACTGGACCGACGAAGAAAAGGACCGAAAAATGACGGTGTGGTCCAAACCGTTCGAGCTTCGGCGCGCGGGTGCGGGCGGTGTCGAGCGGTTCGTGGTGCTGGACACGCCGGGCTATGCGGATTTCGTGGGCCAGATGATCTGCGCGGCGTCCGTCGCGGACGCGGCACTGGTGGTGGTGGACGCGGTCGCGGGCGTGCAGGTCGGGACGGTGCGCGCCTGGAGGTTGTGCGAACAGCTCGGCCTGCCGCGCGGGATCGTGATCACCGGCCTCGACCGGGACAACGCGAATGCTGGCG is a genomic window of Kiritimatiellia bacterium containing:
- a CDS encoding tetratricopeptide repeat protein — protein: MLVVGVVGASTNEELTIRRDRARPSASPALEIRRVSEAVPPQRAAATNLVVPAVPAPPVAVLTSAPPAAPTPAPVSTGEAPVAVATSAPPVAPAAPAGGPVGLFFELFRGPSGAAPGAGAAVVTSAPPASRQLAPVAQEPTARAVVQRLEEAIALTREQRHEQAVPLLEEIIREDPGVTAAWEQLGWSYWALGRKEDAIALWRRLLALDPRNAAAWSWLARAAAAENDLERAIEYNRKSLELAPDNPGTRFDLARVLLWKGSSDEAIPMLESLLSADPNRLDVLMEYAKALTYAWQFERALPLWQRLREVAPDEPSYMGFEALCRLHTNDAEGARELARRVLDVVPDDATALDVMASLAEFGDKPAEAVPHLRRMMATAKTQLEKERYRARLIRLLVRLHKAEPRVYGLREAIDLSRERLAENPTSVDARLLLGELLLMDMMLPDAEREFIAVLRDRNPYNIRARKGLLEVYLAAKQYDAAREQLVALSRFNPQDPYLLYHLARIESARGDFYKAHEALRQLEQLGLQGAVAVLLYHGLLPSRYFTDALSVDRFREHMVALQKARVRFVRCSELPTVLGQRAATNEAIAVRPVLRGPGFARPAGGAVPLMVAVSFDDARRDSMRYGTQVGTELGLVFSMHVPVGYILQNHPFICTWDMLREYAKAGCWEFGGHMLEGAILTPVDASGRLWHALPNLIWRADLGRMETPAEYDQRLAREFRESRAILQRELGGPVNFVAYPFGDIGQEDETNVDDPVGRILTHARRHFQVGFIQSVFGYAVAGDDPLLYQRHEPDRWMSGEDVVDYLYEHHPVFLARRLRAEYCALEGKLYAARDALRSLEEAGYPERPLARVRKYVEERLAGTFRAPAERPGTIKKSPWTLELRKPYVGADAEYFRDNQDRQHWRLYGLAGLNVTPNLQLEGRAGIGHFRQDVTDLLTNAVVRRFGRRRIPTIEVSPIGRRYDVDERTVGGRAMFTFPNGVYLAGELLERMYAGDAHQQVLAGSLESQLRPVPPVDLLLRYEHDVHPSALAIVEDIRYHMLMGVANVRLQDPWSLLLSAIRYDFTDDNVRDHFAASTSWTLHERTGFRVGLRASWDSAEHESRAYWTPYHLQRYAIETGVRGNYLRMYYNVRLRLGIGREDVRPEEEERYRATVARARLLRFDPGPPPEEDWEPVLGLAISFRKPIGEHWVLNGEFSYNRNPNYNEISLLGGVRYKF
- the rsmD gene encoding 16S rRNA (guanine(966)-N(2))-methyltransferase RsmD, with the translated sequence MGLIRITGGQWGGRRIRVPPRGVRPTSDRVRQGVFSSLAAAMPGARVLDLFAGSGAYGIEALSRGAAAACWVERDRAACAKLTENLRALMPAGPLPADWRVICADATRPDSYQAFGPFDLIFADPPYRFATEPSRLLALLRALAAAPILRPGGALVLELSRRTPLPPTADWTVERAHTVGESQWIVLRRTSAPACADANPPLC
- a CDS encoding GGDEF domain-containing protein — protein: MSSRFAAGRRRPDWTDPLTGAWNRRWLRARPRLRTPRDDQRLLAVMLFDADSLGRVNDREGFGAGDVCLVAVYRALVRALGPVTPIVRIGGDEFLASTRVPTRADAVRTARAALREISTDRELRRRRLGVSAGIALTRGGMCRDWLTLTDAAYRALSRAKRAGGRRVRTTWV